In one window of Anthonomus grandis grandis chromosome 11, icAntGran1.3, whole genome shotgun sequence DNA:
- the LOC126742148 gene encoding zinc finger MYM-type protein 1-like → MANLLLLKIKSFKFICSIIIWYNVLTKINIASKVMQESDVALPNIILILKSKTYISSIRSDEGFTDILEEAKKVAEDMDCDPSFPPINIVRPQTKKRLFDYECVDEAPKNPVDQFKINFYFVILDTTLLKLEERFEQMKQHDTLFNFLNNLHSFLQIEKSIRFAKCEALEKILYDPSKNEKDILAQDLSDEIDNVAPYISPEMNALNALAYLFVNNLIYVFPNLVISIRIFLTLPVTVASGERSFSLLKIIKNYLRSTMGQERLSDLSIISIKKEITENIDVSNIVKTFALKKREKQTLYNHWIC, encoded by the coding sequence ATGGCTAATTTattactcttaaaaattaagtcgtttaaatttatttgttccaTTATTATATGGTATAATgtgttaacaaaaattaatattgcaagTAAAGTGATGCAGGAATCCGATGTTGCcctacctaatattattttaatcttaaagtCTAAAACATATATATCTAGTATTAGATCAGATGAAGGTTTCACTGATATTTTAGAGGAGGCCAAAAAAGTAGCCGAAGATATGGATTGCGACCCTTCGTTTCCTCCGATTAATATTGTTAGACCCCAAACAAAAAAGCGTTTATTTGACTATGAGTGTGTAGACGAGGCCCCTAAAAATCCAGTTGatcagtttaaaattaatttttattttgttatattagatactacattattaaaattggaagaaagaTTCGAGCAAATGAAGCAACATGATAcgttgttcaattttcttaacaaccTACATAGCTTTCTCCaaatagaaaaatcaattaGGTTTGCAAAATGTGaagctcttgagaaaattttatatgatccatcaaaaaatgaaaaagatattttagctCAAGATTTATCTGATGAAATTGATAATGTTGCACCCTATATTTCCCCTGAAATGAATGCCTTAAATGCTCTTGCCTACCTATTTGTAAATAACCTCATCTATGTTTTTCCcaatttagtaatttccattagaattttcttaacattACCTGTTACAGTAGCTAGTGGAGAAAGAAGCTTTTCTttactcaaaataataaaaaattatttacgatcCACAATGGGTCAAGAGAGGCTTTCTGACTTATCaataattagtattaaaaaagaaattacagaaaatatagATGTGTCTAACATTGTTAAaacatttgcattaaaaaagCGAGAAAAGCAAACTTTGTATAATCATTGGATATGTTAG